GCCACCATCACGCCGGATGAGGCGCGGGTCGAGGAGTTCAAGCTCAAGAAGATGTGGAAGTCGCCCAACGGCACGATCCGCAACATCCTGGGCGGCGTGATCTTCCGCGAGCCGATCATCTGCAAGAATGTGCCGCGCCTGGTGCCGGGCTGGACCCAGCCCATCGTGGTCGGTCGCCACGCCTTCGGCGACCAGTATCGCGCCACCGATTTCCGCTTCCCCGGCAAGGGCAAGCTGACGATCAAATTTGTCGGCGAGGACGGGCAGGTGATCGAACACGAGGTGTTCGACGCGCCGGGCGCCGGCGTCGCGATGGCGATGTACAATCTCGACGATTCGATCCGCGACTTCGCGCGCGCCTCGCTGAACTACGGTATCGCGCGCAACTATCCGGTCTACCTGTCGACCAAGAACACCATCCTCAAGGCCTATGACGGCCGCTTCAAGGATATCTTCCAGGAGGTCTACGAGACCGAGTTCGCCGCCAAGTTCAAGGAGCTCGGCATCACTTACGAGCACCGCCTGATCGACGACATGGTGGCCTCCGCGCTCAAGTGGAGCGGCGGCTATGTCTGGGCCTGCAAGAACTACGACGGCGACGTGCAGTCCGACACCGTGGCGCAAGGGTTCGGCTCGCTCGGCCTGATGACCTCGGTGCTGCTCTCGCCCGACGGCAAGACGGTGGAAGCGGAAGCCGCACACGGCACGGTCACGCGCCATTACCGCGAGCATCAGAAGGGCAAGTCGACCTCGACCAACTCCATCGCCTCGATCTTCGCCTGGACCCGCGGCCTCAGCCACCGCGCCAAGCTCGACAGCAATCCGGCGCTCGACAAATTCGCGCACACGCTGGAGAAGGTCTGCGTCGACACGGTGGAGCAGGGCTTCATGACCAAGGACCTCGCGCTGCTCGTCGGTCCGGACCAGAAGTGGCTCACCACCGAAGGCTTCCTCGACA
The nucleotide sequence above comes from Rhizomicrobium sp.. Encoded proteins:
- a CDS encoding NADP-dependent isocitrate dehydrogenase, producing the protein MDKIKVANPVVELDGDEMTRIIWDLIKKKLILPYLDVKLEYYDLGIEHRDATNDQVTVDAAHAIARHGVGVKCATITPDEARVEEFKLKKMWKSPNGTIRNILGGVIFREPIICKNVPRLVPGWTQPIVVGRHAFGDQYRATDFRFPGKGKLTIKFVGEDGQVIEHEVFDAPGAGVAMAMYNLDDSIRDFARASLNYGIARNYPVYLSTKNTILKAYDGRFKDIFQEVYETEFAAKFKELGITYEHRLIDDMVASALKWSGGYVWACKNYDGDVQSDTVAQGFGSLGLMTSVLLSPDGKTVEAEAAHGTVTRHYREHQKGKSTSTNSIASIFAWTRGLSHRAKLDSNPALDKFAHTLEKVCVDTVEQGFMTKDLALLVGPDQKWLTTEGFLDKVDENLKAAMA